The Colletotrichum lupini strain CBS 119142 culture-collection CBS:119142 mitochondrion, complete genome region ATCTTTTTTTTTTTAGAAACTTATTCATCAAACATTCAATTAGCTTCAGACATAATTTCCTCTGGCTCTTCATACATTGAACTAGAGTATGTTTCAAAACTTTCTGGTTCTTGAAACATTCAATTAGCTTCAGACATAATATCTTCTGATTCAAATTCTATAGGGTTATCTCCTGATTCTTCAAACATTCAATTAGAATCTTGCATTATTTGCTCAGGAGAATCCGAATACATTGTTGAAACTTCAGCGAAGAAACCTCAAAAATCTGTAGAAGTATTTAAATGTAAATCTCTTAATTGATCAAAATAACTCAATACATCTGATTTGTATACATGATATTCACCACAACTAGTACAATATTCCACGAAATAATTGAACTCTTCTGCCATACTATAATAAAAATTAACTCAATTTGAATCTGAGAGAGTCTCAAACATATCTATGCCATGATTCCCCATAACTGAAGAACGAAAATCCACATAATTCAACATTAAAGCCCCATTTCCTTCTTTTCCTACATGACACCTTAAATTTTCGATAACACTTAGTCTTACTGCTATATCATCCTGTGTAACTACAGCATTATCTCAAGGTAATACTGTAACATCTCTAGAAAAATTAGATCATTCAGATAAAGTCGTGCTAAAATTATTATCTTCTAAATGCTGATAACATTCAATTTTTAGTTTATCAAGAATATCACTCGAAAAAGCAAGTTTTGGAACGTCTAAATTACAAATCATACTATCATTAACAAAAAAAGAGGATAAACCTTCTTTTAAGGCATGATACAATAAGTCAAAACTTTGAAATGTATGGAAGGGCGCTGGATCAATATCAAAAGATAAACAAATACAATATATAAGTAAAGATCAAATTAAGCTAAGATATACTAATAAAATATTTATTAAATATATAGACTTAATGAAAACGAAACGAACTACTAGATGTAGTAGCTATATATTTTGCAGTATTTTCTATTAAACTTACAGAAGGTACTATAACTAAGAAATATGAGAAGTATAAAACTGTAGAAATTTGCCCTAATTCTATAAATGGTGATTCAACATGTTTAGCCCCTAATTGCATTAGTATTAAGAAATTTGCTACGAACACATAGAAGAATGCTTTACTTAAAGGTCTAAATTGGTAACCTTTTGATTCACCTAAATCTGTGTAAGGTAATGTTAATATAATTAATATAGCACTAAACATAGCAAGAACACCTAATAATTTATTAGGAATAGATCTTAATATAGCGTAGAAAGGTAAAAGGTATCATTCTGGAACTATAGCCGCTGGAGTTTGCATAGGGTTAGCCATTATATAATTATCGCTATCTCCTAATACGTTAGGCATGAAGAATACAAATAGACTTAATCCAAATACAAACATAAATATAGTTATTAAATCTTTAAATAAGTAGTAAGGAGCAAAAGGTATTCTATCATAGTTACCTGAAACACCTAAAGGGTTACTTGACCCTACTGTGTCATGAAGAGCTATTAAGTGCATTAAAACTAATGCAGCTAAAACAAAAGGTAATACAAAGTGTAAAGCGAAAAATCTGTTTAAAGTTGCGTTATTAACAGAGAAACCTCCTCAAACGAATTCAACTATATCTTGTCCAATTCAAGGGATAGCACTTATAAGGTTAGTAATAACTGTAGCACCTCATAATGACATTTGTCCATAAGGTAAAACATAACCCAAGAAACCTATACCCATCATAGCTACAAGTATTATAGCACCTATAACTCAAACTAATGTTCTTGGAGCTCTATATGAACCATAGTACATACCTCTTCCTACATGTAAGTAAACTAAGAAGAAAAAAGCAGAAGCTGTGTTACTATGTAAATAACGTATTAATCATCCATTATTTACGTCACGCATTATATGTTCTACAGAGTTAAATGCTTCAGCAATACTAGGGTTATAATGCATTGCTAAAGTTACACCTGTAACTATTTGTATACCTAAACAAACTGCAAGTAAAGAACCGAAATTTCAAAGATAGCTAATATTAGTAGGTTGTGATGTATCTATAAGATACGAATTAGCTAGTTTTAATAAAGGATGACTTTTTAAAATTCTCATATTAGATTAATGGAAAAAATTTTTTTTATATTTATTTAGTCGGCTGTTTTTGCTCGACTTCGCAGGCCAATTCACAAATTAATATAGTATGAAAATATATTTAGAGTAAAATATTAATTTTAATATTGTTAATAAATTTTGTTTAACATAGTGCCAAAATAAATATTTATAGTTTAAATAGAAATTATTAAAAAATAGGGAGCCGCTTTTCACTTAATGCTTCGTTAGCTTCGCTCGTAAAAATATCGAACTTTCCTATTCTATAATAAATAAATCTAGAATGTAGTGTATACAATTAAATTCGATGAAGAAAAATATTTCCTATAGCAAATAAAATTATTCATTATTGTTGCTTTTGTTTAATTTAAAGGCTACTAAATTAATCATTATTGCTTAGGTATCCTCTTTTAAAGGCTATTAAATTAAGATTTATAAATCTTAATTAGCGATCTTAGCAAACTTCACATGCTTTAATTAGATCACTAACAATTCTAAATAAATATCTTTGAATTCAATATTATAACCGATACTTTATAATACTAACTTATAGACAAGTTCTACTAAAAAGCGAGATAAGCTTCCCTCATAAATTAGAGCTTGCCCCTAAAATTAAATTTTATATCACCTATTTTTATACTGAGGTTACCCTTGGTTATTTTCATTTCAATTAACACTATCAAAATAAAAATAGAACGCATATTTTTTACAAGCTTTATAACAAATATGCTTAGGATTTATTGGATTCGAACCAATATCATAATGATTAAAAGTCATATGTATTTACCATTATACTAAAATCCCTTTTATTTTTTTTTAATCCCTAATTTATAGTATTATACTATAATATTAGGTATTCTGTTTGGCATTATTAAGACAACCAGATATAACCTTAAACGAATACAATTTAGGTTGAGAATACAAGATATTAATGCTTTTTAAAGCATCATTACCATTATTTTTTAGCAGTCGAAGACTCGCCTCCATAAAGTGTTAAGATACTAATAGAAAATAGTAAAACTAAAGAAGATAAATCTAAATTTTGTAAGAAAGAATAGTATATAGATGTATATGCAATAAATCCTATTAATATAAATAAAGCATAATTTGTAACAACACCTGTATTTAGGCTAGAAATAATTTTACTAATTTTAATTAATAATTTTTCTAAACCAAAAGGACCTAAAAGTTCTATACTTCCTTTATCTAAAATTTTAGTAGTTTGACCTCCCATATTTAAAACTAAGTTTACAATAAATTTATTATAGAAATATTCAACTAAGAAACGTTGGTTAAAGAATCCGTAAATAGAATGACCTAAATTAGATAATTTAAATTTGTTTATTAAATTAGGGAAAAATTCTGAATAAATTATAGCTATAGCTGTAAATGACACTGTAAAGAATAAAGGTAATAATTTGAATGTAGTAGGTACAGCAAATTCTGTATCTATTAATATTTCATGTATAGGGTGAATAAATATACTGTTATCTGTAAAGAATCCTGAACCTAAACCTATAAAAATATCTTTAGTTATATACCCAAAATATATAGAAAAAATAGCTAAAACTACTAAAGGTAGACTTAAAAATATATCACCTTCATGAGCGTGTTTATAAGAAACTATATTACCGTTAGGGTTAGCTAAAAAAGTTAGATATAAAACTTTAACAGAATATAGAGTAGTAAATATTGCACCTATAACAGCTATAACGTATACAGCCACACTACTAAAGTAATATTGCCCATAAGCGGATTCTAATATAAAATCTTTACTATAAAATCCTGTCATAAAAGGGAAAGCAACTAAACTAAGACTTGCTATTAATATAACAGAGTAAGTTAAAGGTAAGAATGCCCCTAATCCACCGTATTTTCTTAAATCTTGGTTATCAGCTACTGCATGAATAACTGCACCGGCACCTAAGAATAATAATCCTTTATAGAAAGCATGATTAACTAAATGGAATAAAGCTATATTATATGAAGATAGACCAATAGCAATAACCATCATACCTAATTGACTCATAGTAGAGTAAGCAATTATTTTTTTTATATCTTGTTGGAATAAACCTACAAGAGAACTAAATACAGTTGTTATTGCACCTAATCATAGACATATTAATAATACAGTAGAACTATATTCAATTAAAGGGGATGAACGTATTAATAAGTAAACTCCTGCAGTAACCATAGTAGCCGCGTGAATTAATGCAGAAACAGGTGTAGGACCTTCCATGGCCATAGGTAATCAAATATGAAGACCTACTTGAGAACTTTTTGCCATAGCACCTATTAATAAGCATATACCTATTATAGTAACAATGTTTTCATTAATATAAGGACTTAATGAAAATACTGTAGTATAGTCTAAGTTACCTAAAGATCATAAGATAGCAAACATACCTATAGTTAAAAGACAATCTCCTACTCTATTAGTTAAGAAGGCAGACATAGAACTTTGGTTAGCTGCTATTCTAGTAAATCAGAAACTAACTAAAAGGTATGAACAAACCCCAACACCTTCTCATCCAACAAACATTAATAAATAATTATTAGCTGTTACAAGTATGATCATCATAAAAGTAAAAAGGCTTAAATAACTAAAAAATCTTTGATTGTGAGGATCTGCACTCATATAACTTATAGAGTATATATGAACCAGAGAACTAATTATTAACACAGGAATTAACATTGAAACTGTTAAGCTATCAAATTGGAAGCTTCAAACGATGTTAAATGATTCACTGTTTAATCAAGGGAATAAATGTAAGTACACAGGACTGTTGTTAAATCCTACTTCAAAAAATGCAACGATAGCTAAAGTTGTTGTAATTATTATACTTGAACAACCTAAAAAACGTGCTCCACTAACTCCGACTTTTCTTCCAAAAAATCCGGAAACTATTGATCCTAATAAGGGTAAAAAAATTATACTTAAATACATTATTTATATTCTATTGCTATACTTCCTCTTAATCTATAAAAAGCAACTAAAATACCTAAACCTATTGCGGATTCAGCTCCAGCAATAACTATAATATATATAGCATAAGTTTGCCCTATTATGTCATCCATATTTACAGAGCTTACTAATATAAAAAAAGTTATAGATAATAGCATTATTTCGATTGAAATAAGCATTAATATGATATTTTTTCTATTAAATACGAACCCTAAGATTCCTATTAAAAAAAGTATTAAAGTCAAACTCATATATTCTATTTATTTTATATCAAACTATTCGTGTACAATATATTTATATTGTGAATACCTGGATTTTGCCTCGAATCCCGGCTCCCGGGTTCAAAGATTAAAATACAAATATTCTAAAGGTATATGAGACTTGAACTCATATCTTAGCGGCCGTAACGCTCTTCTTTACCATTAAGATAATACCCCTTTGGTTTTATTTTATTTAGTTTTAATTTCTATTTATTCTAAAAATTTAGAAATCAAACGAGTCAAAGATTGAAGGCATATCCAATCATTCTTCTTGTTCAATTTCAATAACAAAATCTACGGGTGATAGAAAGTTTTCATCTCTCTCTTTACCGTAAAAAAATAATGATATATCCTTAAAAAGGCTTTTATTAGAAATACCATTATCTGTACCACCTACACTATCCCCGGGACCACTATCTTCAGGACCACTTACACTAGGACCACCTCCGCTAGAACCTGTACCAGGACCACCTTTCCCGTTGTTATCATCGTCAGAATCGGATTTACGTTGCCGTTTAGGATTTGGATAATCATCCTCCTCCCCATCAAATTTTCTCTTCCGAGTAGATTGATTACTTTGATCTGATTCGATAACATGAGCTTTATCCTCTGAACCTTCTTTAGGGTCAGAGAATGCCCCGGTACCAGATTGTTCCCCATCACTAACAGATTCTGCATTAGTTGAACATTGTTCACTCTGGTCAGAATCATAGCCCTGTTCATTAGTACTCTCATCAGCATGATAATCTGAGCTAGTAGGAGAATCCCCGGAGTCCGACGAACCATAATCCGAGCTATCATTAGCCGGATCAGAAGAACCATTATCCGCCTCTTGCGAACCATTATCTTCGAAAGAATCACTAATTTGTTCTTCTTCAGAACCACTATCTTGAGAAGAATCGCTAACTTCTTCTTCTCCCATACCTGAATCATTAGAATCACTATTTTGATCATCATTACTTTCAGGATAGTAAAAACCTAAATCCACTTCACCTTCAGGCCCACTTTCAGCCTCCAAACCTGAATTAGCATCCTCTGCTGCTTGTTCTTCAACAGCGTTAGCTAACTCGGCCCCATTCTCTATACTCTCTTCGTAACTATCTTCTTGACCTCTCATAACTAGAGCGCCTCCTAAATACTGACCCGTACCTGTATATGCTGTAGTAACCTGATTACGCACTTCTCTTTCTATAGCGGCAGGGTCAACTCCTGGTAATTGTGACGAAACTAAAGCAGTAATCCTTTCAATATCTTGTTCGACTAAATTAGCAGCTATTCGTCTCCCTTCTGCACTCTGTGCAGTTAACGCGGCACTGAAACGAATTTCAGCGCTAGCCGGTGTTCTAGTCGCTTCCATGAAAGTACGCGCAGCTTCATCATGTCTGCTACCCGCTCCAGTATTTTGATTTTGGTCACTAATGAAACTAGATGCAGTTAAAGGTGCGGGGTATTCCTCTGAATTATTGTAACGAGTAGTAACGTGATTTTTTATAACCTCTTTTTCATTTTCATTTAAATGATTACGATTTTGATTCATTTCGTATTTTATTTTGTAATTATCGAATTGCTCGGACTAGATCGGCTAAATTAGGTGTCCATTATCTCCAACGAAGCCCTTAAGGGGAATCGAACCCCTATCATAATATTAACAGTATTATGCTCTACCGTTGAGCTATAAAGGCTTTAGATTTTTACGAAAATCGCTATAAAATTTACCGCTTAACCCTTCTTGTCCAAGGAACACTAGAGAATCGTAAAATTATTTTTTTACATTTCATCTCAAAAATCTATTACCTCAAAAATTGAAGTAGTAGATTCAAGTTCAATAACAAAATCTATAGGACTACCAATTAGTTGAGTATTCGTACTTAACTGTTCAGTTGACATGGACTTCAAAGAACTAGAACCAGAAGAACTTGAACCTCCACTAGGATCAGAGGGACCACTACCACCTGAAAACCCACTAGGACCACCTTTACCATTATTGTCATCATCTTGACTACGTTTAGTAGATTCTGGTTGTTTACCTGAGGATTTAACACTAACCGATGAAGGAGATAATTGTGAGTCTTCGATTTTAGAAGAAGAACCTGATCCACTAGTAGTTAATGAATTTGTAGAACCCGGTGTATTAGAGCTAGTAGAAGATACTGGTGGAATACTCGAACTAGAAGTTACTGGTGGAACATTAGAACTAGTAGAACCTGCAGCAGGTGCATTCGGT contains the following coding sequences:
- the cob gene encoding apocytochrome b → MRILKSHPLLKLANSYLIDTSQPTNISYLWNFGSLLAVCLGIQIVTGVTLAMHYNPSIAEAFNSVEHIMRDVNNGWLIRYLHSNTASAFFFLVYLHVGRGMYYGSYRAPRTLVWVIGAIILVAMMGIGFLGYVLPYGQMSLWGATVITNLISAIPWIGQDIVEFVWGGFSVNNATLNRFFALHFVLPFVLAALVLMHLIALHDTVGSSNPLGVSGNYDRIPFAPYYLFKDLITIFMFVFGLSLFVFFMPNVLGDSDNYIMANPMQTPAAIVPEWYLLPFYAILRSIPNKLLGVLAMFSAILIILTLPYTDLGESKGYQFRPLSKAFFYVFVANFLILMQLGAKHVESPFIELGQISTVLYFSYFLVIVPSVSLIENTAKYIATTSSSSFRFH
- the nad5 gene encoding NADH dehydrogenase subunit 5; the protein is MYLSIIFLPLLGSIVSGFFGRKVGVSGARFLGCSSIIITTTLAIVAFFEVGFNNSPVYLHLFPWLNSESFNIVWSFQFDSLTVSMLIPVLIISSLVHIYSISYMSADPHNQRFFSYLSLFTFMMIILVTANNYLLMFVGWEGVGVCSYLLVSFWFTRIAANQSSMSAFLTNRVGDCLLTIGMFAILWSLGNLDYTTVFSLSPYINENIVTIIGICLLIGAMAKSSQVGLHIWLPMAMEGPTPVSALIHAATMVTAGVYLLIRSSPLIEYSSTVLLICLWLGAITTVFSSLVGLFQQDIKKIIAYSTMSQLGMMVIAIGLSSYNIALFHLVNHAFYKGLLFLGAGAVIHAVADNQDLRKYGGLGAFLPLTYSVILIASLSLVAFPFMTGFYSKDFILESAYGQYYFSSVAVYVIAVIGAIFTTLYSVKVLYLTFLANPNGNIVSYKHAHEGDIFLSLPLVVLAIFSIYFGYITKDIFIGLGSGFFTDNSIFIHPIHEILIDTEFAVPTTFKLLPLFFTVSFTAIAIIYSEFFPNLINKFKLSNLGHSIYGFFNQRFLVEYFYNKFIVNLVLNMGGQTTKILDKGSIELLGPFGLEKLLIKISKIISSLNTGVVTNYALFILIGFIAYTSIYYSFLQNLDLSSLVLLFSISILTLYGGESSTAKK
- the nad4L gene encoding NADH dehydrogenase subunit 4L, whose protein sequence is MSLTLILFLIGILGFVFNRKNIILMLISIEIMLLSITFFILVSSVNMDDIIGQTYAIYIIVIAGAESAIGLGILVAFYRLRGSIAIEYK